One genomic window of Silene latifolia isolate original U9 population unplaced genomic scaffold, ASM4854445v1 scaffold_352, whole genome shotgun sequence includes the following:
- the LOC141639355 gene encoding uncharacterized protein LOC141639355: MKGGSQAQWQMNNFQAAIDDCALKDVPREGYAFTFDNGQVGLDNRQCRLDRALCSDLWHDLFPYARLFHLDHEWSDHAPIKLVFHRREIGGKARSRFRFEQIWVGEDGCEETVIRGVARGNGDLVEALRGCARELQAWKKISIGKINRS, translated from the coding sequence ATGAAAGGGGGAAGCCAGGCTCAATGGCAAATGAATAATTTCCAAGCTGCGATTGATGATTGTGCGCTTAAGGATGTGCCGCGGGAAGGTTATGCATTTACGTTCGATAATGGTCAAGTTGGTTTAGACAATCGACAATGTCGACTGGACCGTGCGTTATGCTCTGATTTATGGCATGATCTTTTCCCGTATGCGCGGCTATTTCATCTTGATCATGAATGGTCTGACCACGCACCTATCAAGTTGGTCTTTCACAGACGTGAGATTGGTGGTAAGGCGAGGAGTCGCTTTCGATTCGAACAAATTTGGGTGGGGGAAGATGGGTGTGAGGAAACGGTGATTCGTGGGGTGGCTAGGGGCAATGGGGATTTGGTGGAAGCTTTACGGGGATGTGCACGAGAGCTGCAAGCCTGGAAGAAGATTAGTATAGGCAAGATTAACCGATCATAG
- the LOC141639356 gene encoding uncharacterized protein LOC141639356 encodes MVGCWAIWEHRNKVIFDNISVEPELVVKRARDVINVGVGDSEGEVRGTTGAGRSKGGDREEGGWKVARSGYVKINVDAGTKEGEGVTTGVVCRDSNVDVMWGVSTGREQQWEVPVAEACAVLDGLEEAVHRGIQNVEVESDCLQVIEALKDRKTGRSGFALLIEDILDCSTKFQSVIWSHVSRNNNCVAHALAHCFPRISGKVVWDDGLPSSANSAVRFDKLLIE; translated from the coding sequence ATGGTGGGATGTTGGGCTATCTGGGAACACCGCAACAAAGTCATTTTTGACAATATTTCGGTCGAACCTGAGCTAGTTGTGAAAAGGGCTAGAGATGTGATTAATGTGGGGGTGGGGGACAGTGAGGGGGAGGTACGGGGTACAACTGGTGCGGGGAGGTCGAAGGGTGGGGATAGGGAGGAAGGAGGGTGGAAGGTAGCGCGGTCTGGTTATGTTAAAATCAATGTTGATGCAGGGACAAAGGAGGGAGAGGGGGTGACTACGGGTGTGGTGTGCCGAGACTCAAATGTTGATGTGATGTGGGGCGTGTCAACGGGTCGGGAGCAACAATGGGAGGTTCCTGTGGCAGAGGCGTGTGCGGTGCTTGATGGGTTGGAGGAAGCGGTGCATCGGGGGATCCAAAACGTTGAAGTAGAGAGCGATTGTTTACAAGTTATCGAAGCTCTTAAAGATAGGAAGACGGGACGAAGTGGGTTCGCGCTTTTGATTGAAGACATTCTCGATTGTAGTACTAAGTTTCAGTCGGTCATTTGGTCACATGTGTCTCGTAACAATAATTGTGTAGCTCATGCTTTAGCTCATTGTTTTCCTCGTATTTCGGGTAAAGTTGTATGGGATGATGGACTACCATCGTCTGCAAACTCTGCTGTTCGTTTTGATAAGTTATTAATTGAGTAA